The region CTGGACCCGAACGAGCCGCTGGACGACCTGGACTGGCTGGACGAGACGATCGGCGACGCGCGGGTGGTGGCGATCGGCGAAAGCGCGCACTACAACGCCGAGTCCTACCAACTCCGCCACCACCTGCTGCGCTACCTCGTCGAGCGGCACGGGTTCACCGCGTACGCGATGGAGTCGGGATTCGTCGAGGGATGGCGGGTCGACGACTGGGTCCGGGGCAGCGCGGACCCGCTCGGTCAGGTCCTGGCCGACGGCCTGACGTCGCTGATGGGACCGTGGACGCAGATGCGCGCCCACCTGGAGTGGATGCGACAGCACAACGGCGCCGCCGGCCGACCGCTCGGCTTCTACGGCATCGACCTGTCCGGCTCGAACGCTTCCCTGCTGCCCGGCCTGGACGCCGTCCTCGCCTACCTCGCGCAAGCCGATCCGGAGTTCCAGCCGGACCCCGATATCCGGGAGACGGCCTCGACCTTCGCGGCCGCGTCCGTGTTCTCCGCCCCGGCGGCCTTCGCCGCGTACCTCGAACTTGCCCCCGAGAGCAGGGACGCGCTGACCGCCGGCCTCGACGCACTCACCGCACGGCTGACCGAACGTCGCCTCGACTACCTCCGACGGACGACTGCCGACGCGTACGAGCGCGCGCTGCGTTCGTCGCGCCTCACGGTCACTCTCGACATGGCCGTCCGCGCAATGGCCGACGGCGACCAGGATGCGGTGCTGTCCAGCCGGGACGCCGCGATTGCAGACACCGTCGAATGGATCATGGGCCGGGAGGACCGGGTCCTACTGGCCGCCCACAACGGCCACCTCCAACGCTGGCCCCTGACCCTGCCCGGCATGCCCCCGGCAACGCCGATGGGCCTACACCTCGCCGACCGGCTCGGCCAGGACTATGTCGTCATCGGTACGACCACGGGGACCGGTCATACCCTCAACTCGGGAGCCGACTTCTACACCGGCACCCTCTTCACAGACCTGGCAGCACCCCAGCCCGGCAGCCTCGACGCGGTCATGGCCGCGAGCCACGACGCCCCCTTCGCAACAGACCTCCGGCAACTGTCACCGGCCGACGCCAATGCCGTTCGAGACGCCACCCAGCAGCGTTTCGGCGCCTTCTACTCCCCCGTAAGCCCGCTCGACGCCTACGACGCCATCATCCACCTGCCGCACGTCACACCGGGCGAACCCGACCCGACCGCCGTCGCCTGCTCCCCGGACGAAGTCCAGCAGGCCTTCGCCAGCCAGTAGACGCGACCATCAACCATCCCCGAACGACCAGTTCGGTCCGAGGGCCAGTTCGGTCCGAGGGTCAGTTCGGTATCACCGTCGGTAGGGCGGCGGCCACGTCGGAGGCGGTCACCGGGCCGTGTCGGGCCGCCTCCCGACCGGCCAGCCCGTGCAGGTACGCGGCGACCACCGCGGCCCGCTCCGCCGACAGCCCGGCGGCGAGCAGTGAACCCAACAGCCCGGCCAGCACATCCCCGGTGCCACCGGTGGCCAGCGCCGGGGTGCCGGTCGGGTTGGCGAACGCCCGCCCGTCCGGGGTGGCGATCACCGTACGTTCGCCCTTGAGCAGCACCACCGCCTTCATCCAGGCGGCCAGCCGGAGCGCGGCGGCGACCCGGTCGGCACCTGGCGGTTCGCCAGCGAGCCGGGCGAACTCCCGGTCGTGCGGCGTGATCACGATTGGTGCGTCCCGGTCTCGCAGCCGCTTTGCCGACGAGCCGTCCACCAGCAGGGTCAACGCGTCGGCGTCGAGTACCACCGGGAGGGGCGCGGCCAGCACGGCGCGCAGTTCGGTCCGGGCCTCGTCACCGGTGCCCAGCCCGGAGCCACAGACCCAGGCCTGGACCCGGCCGGCGTCGGCTACCCGGTCGGTGGCGATCACCGACGGATGGTGGTGCAGTACCTCGGTCCGCGCACCGCCGGCATAGCGCACCAGGCCGGTCGGCCCGGCCAGCGCCCCACCCACCGACAGCACCCCGGCCCCCGGGTAGGTGGCCGAACCGGTCGCGATCCCCACCACGCCTCGGCTGTACTTCTCGGAACTGGCCGTCAACCGGGGCCACCAGTCGGCCACATCGGCCCACTCGGTCATCTCCAGCGCAGGGCTGGCCCGCAACCACGGGGTCAGGCCGATGTCGACCAGTTCCACCGCCCCGGCCAACTCGGCGGCGGCGCCCACCGCCAGCGCCGGTTTCAGGCAGCCGAAGGTCACGGTCACGTCGGCGGTCACGGCGGCCGGCAAGCCGTTGGACGATGCTGAAGGCACGTCACCGGTGTCCACCGCCACCCCGCTGGGTACGTCCACCGCGACCACCAACGCACGCTCGCCATCCCGGGTACGCAGCCCGGCGAGCCCGGCCACGATACGAGCCGCCGGCTCGCGCAGCCCGCCGGTGCCACCGATCCCGACGATGCCGTCCAACACCAGATCGGCACGATCCGGCAGGGTGTCGACGATCCGGCCCCCGGCCACCCGCAGCGCCGCGAGTCCACCCGGATGTATCCGGTCGCGGGTCAGCGGCAGGGCGGTGACAGCGGCTCCCCGATCGGCCAGTAGCGCACCGGCATAGAGGGCATCACCGCCGTTGTCCCCGGATCCGACCAGCAACAGCACCCGTGCGCCGTAGACCCCGCCCC is a window of Micromonospora polyrhachis DNA encoding:
- a CDS encoding erythromycin esterase family protein, yielding MTAAFSAATTRLSSTAVLPLQTLDPNEPLDDLDWLDETIGDARVVAIGESAHYNAESYQLRHHLLRYLVERHGFTAYAMESGFVEGWRVDDWVRGSADPLGQVLADGLTSLMGPWTQMRAHLEWMRQHNGAAGRPLGFYGIDLSGSNASLLPGLDAVLAYLAQADPEFQPDPDIRETASTFAAASVFSAPAAFAAYLELAPESRDALTAGLDALTARLTERRLDYLRRTTADAYERALRSSRLTVTLDMAVRAMADGDQDAVLSSRDAAIADTVEWIMGREDRVLLAAHNGHLQRWPLTLPGMPPATPMGLHLADRLGQDYVVIGTTTGTGHTLNSGADFYTGTLFTDLAAPQPGSLDAVMAASHDAPFATDLRQLSPADANAVRDATQQRFGAFYSPVSPLDAYDAIIHLPHVTPGEPDPTAVACSPDEVQQAFASQ
- a CDS encoding NAD(P)H-hydrate dehydratase, giving the protein MRPVWRVADVRAAEAALLATLPPDTLMRRAAAGLARRCALLLAERGGVYGARVLLLVGSGDNGGDALYAGALLADRGAAVTALPLTRDRIHPGGLAALRVAGGRIVDTLPDRADLVLDGIVGIGGTGGLREPAARIVAGLAGLRTRDGERALVVAVDVPSGVAVDTGDVPSASSNGLPAAVTADVTVTFGCLKPALAVGAAAELAGAVELVDIGLTPWLRASPALEMTEWADVADWWPRLTASSEKYSRGVVGIATGSATYPGAGVLSVGGALAGPTGLVRYAGGARTEVLHHHPSVIATDRVADAGRVQAWVCGSGLGTGDEARTELRAVLAAPLPVVLDADALTLLVDGSSAKRLRDRDAPIVITPHDREFARLAGEPPGADRVAAALRLAAWMKAVVLLKGERTVIATPDGRAFANPTGTPALATGGTGDVLAGLLGSLLAAGLSAERAAVVAAYLHGLAGREAARHGPVTASDVAAALPTVIPN